From a region of the Danio aesculapii chromosome 4, fDanAes4.1, whole genome shotgun sequence genome:
- the LOC130222824 gene encoding gastrula zinc finger protein XlCGF57.1-like isoform X1: MAFIKEESEDVKIEETFRVKQEELQEQTELIEDNEMRKEEEDHVKIEEKTNLQTESILKRRDRNRFTCTQCGKSFGRKGNLNIHMMIHTGEKPFTCTQCGRSFSQSSSLNLHMKIHTGKKPFTCTQCGRSFSQSSSLNLHMKVHTGEKPFTCTQCGKSFSQSSNLNLHMRIHTGEKPFPCTQCGRSFSQSSSLNLHMMSHTGEKQFTCTQCGKSFSQSANFNKHMRIHTGEKPFTCTQCGKSFSQSTNFNLHMTSHTGERPFTCTQCGKSFKCSSHLNQHMRIHTGERPFTCTQCGKSFSHSSHLNQHMRIHTGEKPFTCTQCGKSFSQSANFNQHMRIHTGDKPFTCTQCGKSFSQSSSLNLHIMNHTGEKPFTCTQCGKSFSQSSSLNLHMRIHTGEKPFTCTQCGKSFSQSPSLNLHMTSHTGERPFTCTQCGKSFKCSSHLNQHMRIHSGEKPFTCT; the protein is encoded by the coding sequence agctAATTGAAGATAATGAGATGAGGAAAGAGGAGGAagatcatgtcaaaattgaggaaaaaactaatttacagactgaaagtattttgaaaaggagagacaggaatcgtttcacctgcacgcagtgtggaaagagttttggaagaaaaggcaATCTTAatattcacatgatgatccacactggagagaaaccattcacatgcactcagtgtgggaggagtttcagccaatcatcatcccttaatctacacatgaagatccacactggaaagaaaccattcacttgcactcagtgtgggaggagtttcagccaatcatcatcccttaatctacacatgaaggtccacactggagagaaaccattcacatgcacccagtgtgggaagagtttcagccaatcatcaaacttaaatctacacatgaggatccacactggagagaaaccattcccttgcactcagtgtgggaggagtttcagccaatcatcatcccttaatctacacatgatgagccacactggagagaaacaattcacttgcactcagtgtgggaagagtttcagccaatcagccaactttaataaacacatgaggatccacactggagagaaacctttcacatgcacccagtgtgggaagagtttcagccaatcaacaaactttaatctacacatgacgagccacactggagagagaccattcacatgcactcagtgtgggaaaagttttaaatgctcatcacaccttaatcaacacatgaggatccacactggagagagaccatttacatgtactcagtgtgggaagagtttcagccactcatcacaccttaatcaacacatgagaatccacaccggagagaaaccattcacttgcactcagtgtgggaagagttttagccaATCAGCCAactttaatcaacacatgagaatccacaccggagataaaccattcacttgcactcagtgtgggaagagtttcagccaatcatcatcccttaatctacacataatgaaccacactggagagaaaccgtttacttgcactcagtgtgggaagagtttcagccaatcatcatcccttaatctacacatgaggatccacactggagagaaaccattcacatgcacccaatgtgggaagagtttcagccaatcaccatcccttaatctacacatgacgagccacactggagagagaccattcacatgcactcagtgtgggaagagttttaaatgctcatcacaccttaatcaacacatgaggatccatagtggagagaaaccattcacttgcacttaa
- the LOC130222824 gene encoding gastrula zinc finger protein XlCGF57.1-like isoform X2, whose product MRKEEEDHVKIEEKTNLQTESILKRRDRNRFTCTQCGKSFGRKGNLNIHMMIHTGEKPFTCTQCGRSFSQSSSLNLHMKIHTGKKPFTCTQCGRSFSQSSSLNLHMKVHTGEKPFTCTQCGKSFSQSSNLNLHMRIHTGEKPFPCTQCGRSFSQSSSLNLHMMSHTGEKQFTCTQCGKSFSQSANFNKHMRIHTGEKPFTCTQCGKSFSQSTNFNLHMTSHTGERPFTCTQCGKSFKCSSHLNQHMRIHTGERPFTCTQCGKSFSHSSHLNQHMRIHTGEKPFTCTQCGKSFSQSANFNQHMRIHTGDKPFTCTQCGKSFSQSSSLNLHIMNHTGEKPFTCTQCGKSFSQSSSLNLHMRIHTGEKPFTCTQCGKSFSQSPSLNLHMTSHTGERPFTCTQCGKSFKCSSHLNQHMRIHSGEKPFTCT is encoded by the coding sequence ATGAGGAAAGAGGAGGAagatcatgtcaaaattgaggaaaaaactaatttacagactgaaagtattttgaaaaggagagacaggaatcgtttcacctgcacgcagtgtggaaagagttttggaagaaaaggcaATCTTAatattcacatgatgatccacactggagagaaaccattcacatgcactcagtgtgggaggagtttcagccaatcatcatcccttaatctacacatgaagatccacactggaaagaaaccattcacttgcactcagtgtgggaggagtttcagccaatcatcatcccttaatctacacatgaaggtccacactggagagaaaccattcacatgcacccagtgtgggaagagtttcagccaatcatcaaacttaaatctacacatgaggatccacactggagagaaaccattcccttgcactcagtgtgggaggagtttcagccaatcatcatcccttaatctacacatgatgagccacactggagagaaacaattcacttgcactcagtgtgggaagagtttcagccaatcagccaactttaataaacacatgaggatccacactggagagaaacctttcacatgcacccagtgtgggaagagtttcagccaatcaacaaactttaatctacacatgacgagccacactggagagagaccattcacatgcactcagtgtgggaaaagttttaaatgctcatcacaccttaatcaacacatgaggatccacactggagagagaccatttacatgtactcagtgtgggaagagtttcagccactcatcacaccttaatcaacacatgagaatccacaccggagagaaaccattcacttgcactcagtgtgggaagagttttagccaATCAGCCAactttaatcaacacatgagaatccacaccggagataaaccattcacttgcactcagtgtgggaagagtttcagccaatcatcatcccttaatctacacataatgaaccacactggagagaaaccgtttacttgcactcagtgtgggaagagtttcagccaatcatcatcccttaatctacacatgaggatccacactggagagaaaccattcacatgcacccaatgtgggaagagtttcagccaatcaccatcccttaatctacacatgacgagccacactggagagagaccattcacatgcactcagtgtgggaagagttttaaatgctcatcacaccttaatcaacacatgaggatccatagtggagagaaaccattcacttgcacttaa